The genomic DNA TTCACTCCCGGAGAGGGTAGGCAAGGAACGGATCGAGACGACGACTACGCCCTGGTGGTCAGCGCCCTGGCCCCCTACAAACGGGTCGACCTGGCCATCCAAGCCTGCGAAGCCCGTGGCCTCGAGCTGCGGGTGGTGGGGAACGGCCCCGAGCGCCAGCGGCTTCAAAGCCTCAGCAAAGGGGGCACGCGCTTCCTCGGCCGAGTCGATGACCAGCAGCTCCGCGAGCTCTACCGCGGCGCCCGCTTCTTCCTCCAGCCGGGCATCGAGGACTTCGGCATCGCCGCCGTCGAAGCCCTCGCCTGCGGCACGCCGGTGGTAGCGGTGGGACGCGGCGGCGTGCTCGATATCGTCGATTCCGGCGTCCACGGAGTGCTCTACGAAGAGTGGGATAGTATCGATTCGATACAACAGGCAATTGACATGGCGCGAGAGATCCGGTTCAATATCTTGGACCTTCGCCAGCGGGCGGAGAGCTTTTCCACCTCGAGATTCACCGAACGTTTGCGCCAATACCTCGGGGTCGGCTCGCCGCCGACAACGCCCCGACGCCAAGCGCCCGCTGGATTGGGGAACCGACACCCTTGATTAGCCAACGACATCGCCAGACGTCCGCGCTCTATCTGATCGGCGATCTGGTGGCCCTCACCGGCGCCTTCTTCCTCGCCTGGACCCTGCGCTTCGAGCTGCAGGTGGTGCCCCTGATCAAGACGCCGCCGGACTTCGGTCCCTATCTCGAGCTGCTGCCGGTGATCCTGGTGTCGTGGCCGGTGGTCTTCTACTTCCACGGCCTGTACCAAATTCGCCGCTCCCGCAGCCGGGTCGACGAGTCCCTGATGGTGGTCTCGGCGGTGGCCCTGTCGAGCATCGTGCTCCTGGCCTTCACCGCCGGCTATCGCCCGACGGTGGCGCCGGACAGCCAGGAATACTTCACCTTCAGCCGCGCCTTCCTCGCCCTGCTGGCCTTCTGCTCGTTGGCGGTGGTGGTCTTCACCCGCATGAGCATCCGCGAGGTCCTGCGCTGGCGCCGGCTGCACGGTCACGGGCTGCAGCGTATCCTGGTCATCGGCGCCGGCAAGCTGGGCAAAGAGATCACCCAGAAGCTCATCGCCCACCGCGAGTTCGGCTTCGAGGTCATCGGCTTTCTGGACGACGATCCGGGCAAAGCCGGCTCGTCCTTCTACGACGTGCCGGTGCTGGGCAATCTGCGGTCGGTGGACGAGGTGTTGGAGAACCACCGGGTGGACCAGGTCTACATCGCCCTGCCCCTGGAGGCCCACCGCAAGATGCTGCGCCTGCTGCAGCGCTTCGGCCGCGAGTGCGTCGAGGTCAAGCTGGTCCCCGACATCCTCCAATTCGCCACCCTCAACGCCGCCATCGAAGAGCTCGACGGCTGCCCCATCATCAACCTCTCCCAGGTGCCCATGCAGGGCTGGCAGAGCTTGGCCAAGCGCGGCATCGACATGGCCATCGCCGCCGCCTGCCTGCTGGCGCTGCTGCCCTTGCTGCCCATCGTGGCGGCGATTATCTGGTTCGAGGATCACGGCCCCATCTTCTACAGCCAGGAGCGCATGGGCCTCGACGGCCAGCCGTTCATGATCTACAAGCTGCGCTCCATGCGGGTCAACGCCGAGGCCAGCACCGGCCCGGTGTGGGCGGTCAAGGACGACCCCCGCCGCACCCGCTTCGGCAGCTTCATCCGCCGCACCTCCATCGACGAGCTACCGCAGCTGTGGAACGTGCTCAAGGGCGACATGTCCATCGTCGGCCCGCGCCCGGAACGCCCCGCCTTCGTCCACGAGTTCAAGCACAAGATCCCCCAATACATGATGCGCCACCGGGTCAAGGCCGGCATCACCGGCTGGGCCCAGGTCCACGGCTGGCGCGGCAACACCTCGATCAAGAAGCGCATCCAATACGACCTCTACTACATCGAGAACTGGTCCCTCGGCCTCGATCTCAAGATCCTCTGGATGACCCTCCGCAGCGGGCTCTGGCATAACGCGCACTGAAGCCAGCCTTCCTGTCTCAGCCTTACCTCTCTCTCCCACCTCCAGCCCAGATCTTCGCCGCACCCACCAAGACCAAGCCTAGGCTTGGATCGACTAGCTAGATGTAGAGAGCTCCCCCATGGGCCCCTGCTTGCTATAGTTCTAAGAGATGCTGAGACTCACCTGAAAGGTAATCAATGCAGCGATTCACTCCTTACCTCGGCCTCTTCGCCCTAGCACTCCTGATGCCCTTCGCCAGTCACGGAGAGACTGAAGAAACATCAACGTCGCAGAGACCGATCGAGCTTTCCGTCGAGCAGATCGAGCAGATCCTGACGCCAGGAGTACTCGAAGAGAAGAGTAGCTACCGAGGTGACCTGCCGCAGGACTTGGTTGACCGGGTAGTGCACCGAGCACAGTCTCTCCTCCACTTCAAGACTGTCCACGCAGCAGATGGCAACCTCGATGCCAATGAGTGCGTGATGGGCACTTGGGACGAAGCAGCCTATCGCTACGCACCGGACGATCTTCAGGGCAGTCTCGAAGAGGTCGTCAGCGCCGCCGATCTAGTTTTCGTTGGAGAAGTGCTTTCCAGAGAGACCTTCTTTTCCTACCGGAACTTCAAGACCAGGGTGTTCGTGCAGATCGAGGAAGTCTGGCCGCCTGCCCCTGAGGCAATCGAGCCAGGAGATATTGTGCGGTATACGACCTTGGACTACGACTTGATGGCTGGGGAGGAACGGCTTTGCACTACCCCCCGCGAGGGAGCTTTGCCATCTCCTGGAGAGCGGCTCCTTTTTCTGGGGTTTCCCATAGATGAAGCCGTACGTAGCAAGGGCCACTTGCCCAAGTCAGAGCTGGCGGTCACCAACTTTTTTCGGATCGATGGATCTTTGGCCATCCCAACCCAGTATCTTTTCCTACAAGATGCGGAGCCCCAATCCCTAGAGCACTTGCAAGACGAGCGCGCGGGGAGCGCGCCAAACCCGAAGCACGAAGACCTGTCCATCGGATCGGAGCAATGAAGCCGCTTGTGGCGTTCGGTTCAAAATCGATTCTGATCCCTTCCACGCTGGCGCTATGTCTGCTCTGGTTGCATCCTGCAACGGGCCATCCGGTCGCCTCCATAGGCTCCTGCACCGAGCAGGCCATCGTCACAACCTTAAAGGGCGACTCAGAATTGGACGTCTGCGGCTGGGCTCATCGGGAAAAGAAGTGGCAGAAAGGCCGTCGCGGACAACCCTTGAAGGTGTACATCCCCAACTCGGGGCCTGATTCAGACACCTACGACAACCTAGCCTGCCTGTTCGAAGCTGCCAACGATCTCTGGCAGGAAGCTTGTCCTCCACCGGGCTCTTTGCCCGTCAATCCCATCGTACCTACCTTGGAAATCGTACGTGGTGATCGACCTGCCGGTGAAGACCACAGTCTGCTGGTCGATTATGACCCAGCCTATACCGGCGCAGTCGCAACCTGGGGATCCAACAGCAACAGCATTACTTTCTCGGCTAGTGAAGACTGGAACTGTGCCGGTGCCCCAAGCACGGCGGACCCCCACCACAAGGTCATCACTGCCCACGAGATCGGCCATGCCCTGGGCCTGGAGCATGACTTCTGCACCACTC from Acidobacteriota bacterium includes the following:
- a CDS encoding undecaprenyl-phosphate glucose phosphotransferase, with the translated sequence MISQRHRQTSALYLIGDLVALTGAFFLAWTLRFELQVVPLIKTPPDFGPYLELLPVILVSWPVVFYFHGLYQIRRSRSRVDESLMVVSAVALSSIVLLAFTAGYRPTVAPDSQEYFTFSRAFLALLAFCSLAVVVFTRMSIREVLRWRRLHGHGLQRILVIGAGKLGKEITQKLIAHREFGFEVIGFLDDDPGKAGSSFYDVPVLGNLRSVDEVLENHRVDQVYIALPLEAHRKMLRLLQRFGRECVEVKLVPDILQFATLNAAIEELDGCPIINLSQVPMQGWQSLAKRGIDMAIAAACLLALLPLLPIVAAIIWFEDHGPIFYSQERMGLDGQPFMIYKLRSMRVNAEASTGPVWAVKDDPRRTRFGSFIRRTSIDELPQLWNVLKGDMSIVGPRPERPAFVHEFKHKIPQYMMRHRVKAGITGWAQVHGWRGNTSIKKRIQYDLYYIENWSLGLDLKILWMTLRSGLWHNAH